Proteins from a genomic interval of Epinephelus fuscoguttatus linkage group LG16, E.fuscoguttatus.final_Chr_v1:
- the LOC125903037 gene encoding uncharacterized transmembrane protein DDB_G0289901-like isoform X7: MFKALGEIAGDDVVTDCMREIAIKKAGDAVEDGLRKCLGGGNDKRDGGDSKGGFDIGNIISGACGGKKEEKGGFDIGDVISGVCGGKKEEKGGLDIGDVISGVCGGKKEEKGGLDVGNIISGVCGGKKEEKGGFDIGDVISGVCGGKKEEKGGLDVGNIISGVCGGKKEEKAGFDIGDVISGVCGGKKEEKGGLDIGNIISGACGGKKEEKAGFNIGNIISIVGGGEKHDDKKEEEGAGLDVKDVIGGLSKLF, translated from the exons ATGTTTAAAGCTTTGGGGGAAATCGCCGGGGATGATGTGGTCACCGATTGCATGAGGGAAATCGCCATTAAAAAAGCAG GTGATGCAGTTGAGGATGGACTGAGGAAATGTCTGGGTGGTGGAAATGACAAAAGAGATGGAGGTGACAGCAAAGGAGGATTCGACATAGGAAACATCATCTCAGGTGCGTGTGGTGgcaagaaagaggagaaaggaggattCGACATAGGAGATGTCATCTCAGGTGTCTGTGGCgggaagaaagaggagaaaggaggattAGACATAGGAGATGTCATCTCAGGTGTCTGTGGTGgcaagaaagaggagaaaggaggattAGACGTAGGGAACATCATCTCAGGTGTCTGTGGCGgcaagaaagaggagaaaggaggattCGACATAGGAGATGTCATCTCAGGTGTCTGTGGTGgcaagaaagaggagaaaggaggattAGACGTAGGGAACATCATCTCAG GTGTCTGTGGTGgcaagaaagaggagaaagcaGGATTCGACATAGGAGATGTCATCTCAGGTGTCTGTGGTgggaagaaagaggagaaaggaggattAGACATAGGGAACATCATCTCAGGCGCATGTGGCgggaagaaagaagagaaagcagGATTCAACATAGGAAACATCATCTCAATTGTTGGTGGTGGAGAGAAACATGATGAcaagaaggaagaggaaggagcaG GGCTTGATGTGAAGGACGTCATCGGAGGACTTTCAAAACTCTTTTAA
- the LOC125903037 gene encoding uncharacterized transmembrane protein DDB_G0289901-like isoform X5: MFKALGEIAGDDVVTDCMREIAIKKAGDAVEDGLRKCLGGGNDKRDGGDSKGGFDIGNIISGACGGKKEEKGGFDIGDVISGVCGGKKEEKGGLDIGDVISGVCGGKKEEKGGLDVGNIISGVCGGKKEEKGGFDIGDVISGVCGGKKEEKGGFDIGDVISGVCGGKKEEKAGFDIGDVISGVCGGKKEEKGGLDIGNIISGACGGKKEEKAGFNIGNIISIVGGGEKHDDKKEEEGAGLDVKDVIGGLSKLF, from the exons ATGTTTAAAGCTTTGGGGGAAATCGCCGGGGATGATGTGGTCACCGATTGCATGAGGGAAATCGCCATTAAAAAAGCAG GTGATGCAGTTGAGGATGGACTGAGGAAATGTCTGGGTGGTGGAAATGACAAAAGAGATGGAGGTGACAGCAAAGGAGGATTCGACATAGGAAACATCATCTCAGGTGCGTGTGGTGgcaagaaagaggagaaaggaggattCGACATAGGAGATGTCATCTCAGGTGTCTGTGGCgggaagaaagaggagaaaggaggattAGACATAGGAGATGTCATCTCAGGTGTCTGTGGTGgcaagaaagaggagaaaggaggattAGACGTAGGGAACATCATCTCAGGTGTCTGTGGCGgcaagaaagaggagaaaggaggattCGACATAGGAGATGTCATCTCAG GTGTCTGTGGCGgcaagaaagaggagaaaggaggattCGACATAGGAGATGTCATCTCAGGTGTCTGTGGTGgcaagaaagaggagaaagcaGGATTCGACATAGGAGATGTCATCTCAGGTGTCTGTGGTgggaagaaagaggagaaaggaggattAGACATAGGGAACATCATCTCAGGCGCATGTGGCgggaagaaagaagagaaagcagGATTCAACATAGGAAACATCATCTCAATTGTTGGTGGTGGAGAGAAACATGATGAcaagaaggaagaggaaggagcaG GGCTTGATGTGAAGGACGTCATCGGAGGACTTTCAAAACTCTTTTAA
- the LOC125903037 gene encoding uncharacterized transmembrane protein DDB_G0289901-like isoform X10: protein MFKALGEIAGDDVVTDCMREIAIKKAGDAVEDGLRKCLGGGNDKRDGGDSKGGFDIGNIISGACGGKKEEKGGFDIGDVISGVCGGKKEEKGGLDIGDVISGVCGGKKEEKGGLDVGNIISGVCGGKKEEKGGFDIGDVISGVCGGKKEEKGGLDVGNIISGVCGGKKEEKGGLDIGNIISGACGGKKEEKAGFNIGNIISIVGGGEKHDDKKEEEGAGLDVKDVIGGLSKLF from the exons ATGTTTAAAGCTTTGGGGGAAATCGCCGGGGATGATGTGGTCACCGATTGCATGAGGGAAATCGCCATTAAAAAAGCAG GTGATGCAGTTGAGGATGGACTGAGGAAATGTCTGGGTGGTGGAAATGACAAAAGAGATGGAGGTGACAGCAAAGGAGGATTCGACATAGGAAACATCATCTCAGGTGCGTGTGGTGgcaagaaagaggagaaaggaggattCGACATAGGAGATGTCATCTCAGGTGTCTGTGGCgggaagaaagaggagaaaggaggattAGACATAGGAGATGTCATCTCAGGTGTCTGTGGTGgcaagaaagaggagaaaggaggattAGACGTAGGGAACATCATCTCAGGTGTCTGTGGCGgcaagaaagaggagaaaggaggattCGACATAGGAGATGTCATCTCAGGTGTCTGTGGTGgcaagaaagaggagaaaggaggattAGACGTAGGGAACATCATCTCAG GTGTCTGTGGTgggaagaaagaggagaaaggaggattAGACATAGGGAACATCATCTCAGGCGCATGTGGCgggaagaaagaagagaaagcagGATTCAACATAGGAAACATCATCTCAATTGTTGGTGGTGGAGAGAAACATGATGAcaagaaggaagaggaaggagcaG GGCTTGATGTGAAGGACGTCATCGGAGGACTTTCAAAACTCTTTTAA
- the LOC125903037 gene encoding uncharacterized transmembrane protein DDB_G0289901-like isoform X17, giving the protein MFKALGEIAGDDVVTDCMREIAIKKAGDAVEDGLRKCLGGGNDKRDGGDSKGGFDIGNIISGACGGKKEEKGGFDIGDVISGVCGGKKEEKGGLDIGDVISGVCGGKKEEKGGLDVGNIISGVCGGKKEEKGGLDVGNIISGVCGGKKEEKAGFDIGDVISGVCGGKKEEKGGLDIGNIISGACGGKKEEKAGFNIGNIISIVGGGEKHDDKKEEEGAGLDVKDVIGGLSKLF; this is encoded by the exons ATGTTTAAAGCTTTGGGGGAAATCGCCGGGGATGATGTGGTCACCGATTGCATGAGGGAAATCGCCATTAAAAAAGCAG GTGATGCAGTTGAGGATGGACTGAGGAAATGTCTGGGTGGTGGAAATGACAAAAGAGATGGAGGTGACAGCAAAGGAGGATTCGACATAGGAAACATCATCTCAGGTGCGTGTGGTGgcaagaaagaggagaaaggaggattCGACATAGGAGATGTCATCTCAGGTGTCTGTGGCgggaagaaagaggagaaaggaggattAGACATAGGAGATGTCATCTCAGGTGTCTGTGGTGgcaagaaagaggagaaaggaggattAGACGTAGGGAACATCATCTCAG GTGTCTGTGGTGgcaagaaagaggagaaaggaggattAGACGTAGGGAACATCATCTCAG GTGTCTGTGGTGgcaagaaagaggagaaagcaGGATTCGACATAGGAGATGTCATCTCAGGTGTCTGTGGTgggaagaaagaggagaaaggaggattAGACATAGGGAACATCATCTCAGGCGCATGTGGCgggaagaaagaagagaaagcagGATTCAACATAGGAAACATCATCTCAATTGTTGGTGGTGGAGAGAAACATGATGAcaagaaggaagaggaaggagcaG GGCTTGATGTGAAGGACGTCATCGGAGGACTTTCAAAACTCTTTTAA
- the LOC125903037 gene encoding uncharacterized transmembrane protein DDB_G0289901-like isoform X16 — MFKALGEIAGDDVVTDCMREIAIKKAGDAVEDGLRKCLGGGNDKRDGGDSKGGFDIGNIISGACGGKKEEKGGFDIGDVISGVCGGKKEEKGGLDVGNIISGVCGGKKEEKGGLDVGNIISGVCGGKKEEKGGFDIGDVISGVCGGKKEEKAGFDIGDVISGVCGGKKEEKGGLDIGNIISGACGGKKEEKAGFNIGNIISIVGGGEKHDDKKEEEGAGLDVKDVIGGLSKLF, encoded by the exons ATGTTTAAAGCTTTGGGGGAAATCGCCGGGGATGATGTGGTCACCGATTGCATGAGGGAAATCGCCATTAAAAAAGCAG GTGATGCAGTTGAGGATGGACTGAGGAAATGTCTGGGTGGTGGAAATGACAAAAGAGATGGAGGTGACAGCAAAGGAGGATTCGACATAGGAAACATCATCTCAGGTGCGTGTGGTGgcaagaaagaggagaaaggaggattCGACATAGGAGATGTCATCTCAG GTGTCTGTGGTGgcaagaaagaggagaaaggaggattAGACGTAGGGAACATCATCTCAG GTGTCTGTGGTGgcaagaaagaggagaaaggaggattAGACGTAGGGAACATCATCTCAGGTGTCTGTGGCGgcaagaaagaggagaaaggaggattCGACATAGGAGATGTCATCTCAGGTGTCTGTGGTGgcaagaaagaggagaaagcaGGATTCGACATAGGAGATGTCATCTCAGGTGTCTGTGGTgggaagaaagaggagaaaggaggattAGACATAGGGAACATCATCTCAGGCGCATGTGGCgggaagaaagaagagaaagcagGATTCAACATAGGAAACATCATCTCAATTGTTGGTGGTGGAGAGAAACATGATGAcaagaaggaagaggaaggagcaG GGCTTGATGTGAAGGACGTCATCGGAGGACTTTCAAAACTCTTTTAA
- the LOC125903037 gene encoding uncharacterized transmembrane protein DDB_G0289901-like isoform X13, with translation MFKALGEIAGDDVVTDCMREIAIKKAGDAVEDGLRKCLGGGNDKRDGGDSKGGFDIGNIISGACGGKKEEKGGFDIGDVISGVCGGKKEEKGGFDIGDVISGVCGGKKEEKGGLDVGNIISGVCGGKKEEKGGFDIGDVISGVCGGKKEEKAGFDIGDVISGVCGGKKEEKGGLDIGNIISGACGGKKEEKAGFNIGNIISIVGGGEKHDDKKEEEGAGLDVKDVIGGLSKLF, from the exons ATGTTTAAAGCTTTGGGGGAAATCGCCGGGGATGATGTGGTCACCGATTGCATGAGGGAAATCGCCATTAAAAAAGCAG GTGATGCAGTTGAGGATGGACTGAGGAAATGTCTGGGTGGTGGAAATGACAAAAGAGATGGAGGTGACAGCAAAGGAGGATTCGACATAGGAAACATCATCTCAGGTGCGTGTGGTGgcaagaaagaggagaaaggaggattCGACATAGGAGATGTCATCTCAG GTGTCTGTGGCGgcaagaaagaggagaaaggaggattCGACATAGGAGATGTCATCTCAGGTGTCTGTGGTGgcaagaaagaggagaaaggaggattAGACGTAGGGAACATCATCTCAGGTGTCTGTGGCGgcaagaaagaggagaaaggaggattCGACATAGGAGATGTCATCTCAGGTGTCTGTGGTGgcaagaaagaggagaaagcaGGATTCGACATAGGAGATGTCATCTCAGGTGTCTGTGGTgggaagaaagaggagaaaggaggattAGACATAGGGAACATCATCTCAGGCGCATGTGGCgggaagaaagaagagaaagcagGATTCAACATAGGAAACATCATCTCAATTGTTGGTGGTGGAGAGAAACATGATGAcaagaaggaagaggaaggagcaG GGCTTGATGTGAAGGACGTCATCGGAGGACTTTCAAAACTCTTTTAA
- the LOC125903037 gene encoding uncharacterized transmembrane protein DDB_G0289901-like isoform X6 codes for MFKALGEIAGDDVVTDCMREIAIKKAGDAVEDGLRKCLGGGNDKRDGGDSKGGFDIGNIISGACGGKKEEKGGFDIGDVISGVCGGKKEEKGGLDVGNIISGVCGGKKEEKGGFDIGDVISGVCGGKKEEKGGLDVGNIISGVCGGKKEEKGGFDIGDVISGVCGGKKEEKAGFDIGDVISGVCGGKKEEKGGLDIGNIISGACGGKKEEKAGFNIGNIISIVGGGEKHDDKKEEEGAGLDVKDVIGGLSKLF; via the exons ATGTTTAAAGCTTTGGGGGAAATCGCCGGGGATGATGTGGTCACCGATTGCATGAGGGAAATCGCCATTAAAAAAGCAG GTGATGCAGTTGAGGATGGACTGAGGAAATGTCTGGGTGGTGGAAATGACAAAAGAGATGGAGGTGACAGCAAAGGAGGATTCGACATAGGAAACATCATCTCAGGTGCGTGTGGTGgcaagaaagaggagaaaggaggattCGACATAGGAGATGTCATCTCAG GTGTCTGTGGTGgcaagaaagaggagaaaggaggattAGACGTAGGGAACATCATCTCAGGTGTCTGTGGCGgcaagaaagaggagaaaggaggattCGACATAGGAGATGTCATCTCAGGTGTCTGTGGTGgcaagaaagaggagaaaggaggattAGACGTAGGGAACATCATCTCAGGTGTCTGTGGCGgcaagaaagaggagaaaggaggattCGACATAGGAGATGTCATCTCAGGTGTCTGTGGTGgcaagaaagaggagaaagcaGGATTCGACATAGGAGATGTCATCTCAGGTGTCTGTGGTgggaagaaagaggagaaaggaggattAGACATAGGGAACATCATCTCAGGCGCATGTGGCgggaagaaagaagagaaagcagGATTCAACATAGGAAACATCATCTCAATTGTTGGTGGTGGAGAGAAACATGATGAcaagaaggaagaggaaggagcaG GGCTTGATGTGAAGGACGTCATCGGAGGACTTTCAAAACTCTTTTAA
- the LOC125903037 gene encoding uncharacterized transmembrane protein DDB_G0289901-like isoform X15 gives MFKALGEIAGDDVVTDCMREIAIKKAGDAVEDGLRKCLGGGNDKRDGGDSKGGFDIGNIISGACGGKKEEKGGFDIGDVISGVCGGKKEEKGGLDIGDVISGVCGGKKEEKGGFDIGDVISGVCGGKKEEKGGFDIGDVISGVCGGKKEEKAGFDIGDVISGVCGGKKEEKGGLDIGNIISGACGGKKEEKAGFNIGNIISIVGGGEKHDDKKEEEGAGLDVKDVIGGLSKLF, from the exons ATGTTTAAAGCTTTGGGGGAAATCGCCGGGGATGATGTGGTCACCGATTGCATGAGGGAAATCGCCATTAAAAAAGCAG GTGATGCAGTTGAGGATGGACTGAGGAAATGTCTGGGTGGTGGAAATGACAAAAGAGATGGAGGTGACAGCAAAGGAGGATTCGACATAGGAAACATCATCTCAGGTGCGTGTGGTGgcaagaaagaggagaaaggaggattCGACATAGGAGATGTCATCTCAGGTGTCTGTGGCgggaagaaagaggagaaaggaggattAGACATAGGAGATGTCATCTCAG GTGTCTGTGGCGgcaagaaagaggagaaaggaggattCGACATAGGAGATGTCATCTCAG GTGTCTGTGGCGgcaagaaagaggagaaaggaggattCGACATAGGAGATGTCATCTCAGGTGTCTGTGGTGgcaagaaagaggagaaagcaGGATTCGACATAGGAGATGTCATCTCAGGTGTCTGTGGTgggaagaaagaggagaaaggaggattAGACATAGGGAACATCATCTCAGGCGCATGTGGCgggaagaaagaagagaaagcagGATTCAACATAGGAAACATCATCTCAATTGTTGGTGGTGGAGAGAAACATGATGAcaagaaggaagaggaaggagcaG GGCTTGATGTGAAGGACGTCATCGGAGGACTTTCAAAACTCTTTTAA
- the LOC125903037 gene encoding uncharacterized transmembrane protein DDB_G0289901-like isoform X4, giving the protein MFKALGEIAGDDVVTDCMREIAIKKAGDAVEDGLRKCLGGGNDKRDGGDSKGGFDIGNIISGACGGKKEEKGGFDIGDVISGVCGGKKEEKGGLDIGDVISGVCGGKKEEKGGFDIGDVISGVCGGKKEEKGGLDVGNIISGVCGGKKEEKGGFDIGDVISGVCGGKKEEKAGFDIGDVISGVCGGKKEEKGGLDIGNIISGACGGKKEEKAGFNIGNIISIVGGGEKHDDKKEEEGAGLDVKDVIGGLSKLF; this is encoded by the exons ATGTTTAAAGCTTTGGGGGAAATCGCCGGGGATGATGTGGTCACCGATTGCATGAGGGAAATCGCCATTAAAAAAGCAG GTGATGCAGTTGAGGATGGACTGAGGAAATGTCTGGGTGGTGGAAATGACAAAAGAGATGGAGGTGACAGCAAAGGAGGATTCGACATAGGAAACATCATCTCAGGTGCGTGTGGTGgcaagaaagaggagaaaggaggattCGACATAGGAGATGTCATCTCAGGTGTCTGTGGCgggaagaaagaggagaaaggaggattAGACATAGGAGATGTCATCTCAG GTGTCTGTGGCGgcaagaaagaggagaaaggaggattCGACATAGGAGATGTCATCTCAGGTGTCTGTGGTGgcaagaaagaggagaaaggaggattAGACGTAGGGAACATCATCTCAGGTGTCTGTGGCGgcaagaaagaggagaaaggaggattCGACATAGGAGATGTCATCTCAGGTGTCTGTGGTGgcaagaaagaggagaaagcaGGATTCGACATAGGAGATGTCATCTCAGGTGTCTGTGGTgggaagaaagaggagaaaggaggattAGACATAGGGAACATCATCTCAGGCGCATGTGGCgggaagaaagaagagaaagcagGATTCAACATAGGAAACATCATCTCAATTGTTGGTGGTGGAGAGAAACATGATGAcaagaaggaagaggaaggagcaG GGCTTGATGTGAAGGACGTCATCGGAGGACTTTCAAAACTCTTTTAA
- the LOC125903037 gene encoding glycine-rich protein 1-like isoform X2 → MFKALGEIAGDDVVTDCMREIAIKKAGDAVEDGLRKCLGGGNDKRDGGDSKGGFDIGNIISGACGGKKEEKGGFDIGDVISGVCGGKKEEKGGLDIGDVISGVCGGKKEEKGGLDVGNIISGVCGGKKEEKGGFDIGDVISGVCGGKKEEKGGLDVGNIISGVCGGKKEEKGGFDIGDVISGVCGGKKEEKAGFDIGDVISGACGGKKEEKAGFNIGNIISIVGGGEKHDDKKEEEGAGLDVKDVIGGLSKLF, encoded by the exons ATGTTTAAAGCTTTGGGGGAAATCGCCGGGGATGATGTGGTCACCGATTGCATGAGGGAAATCGCCATTAAAAAAGCAG GTGATGCAGTTGAGGATGGACTGAGGAAATGTCTGGGTGGTGGAAATGACAAAAGAGATGGAGGTGACAGCAAAGGAGGATTCGACATAGGAAACATCATCTCAGGTGCGTGTGGTGgcaagaaagaggagaaaggaggattCGACATAGGAGATGTCATCTCAGGTGTCTGTGGCgggaagaaagaggagaaaggaggattAGACATAGGAGATGTCATCTCAGGTGTCTGTGGTGgcaagaaagaggagaaaggaggattAGACGTAGGGAACATCATCTCAGGTGTCTGTGGCGgcaagaaagaggagaaaggaggattCGACATAGGAGATGTCATCTCAGGTGTCTGTGGTGgcaagaaagaggagaaaggaggattAGACGTAGGGAACATCATCTCAGGTGTCTGTGGCGgcaagaaagaggagaaaggaggattCGACATAGGAGATGTCATCTCAGGTGTCTGTGGTGgcaagaaagaggagaaagcaGGATTCGACATAGGAGATGTCATCTCAG GCGCATGTGGCgggaagaaagaagagaaagcagGATTCAACATAGGAAACATCATCTCAATTGTTGGTGGTGGAGAGAAACATGATGAcaagaaggaagaggaaggagcaG GGCTTGATGTGAAGGACGTCATCGGAGGACTTTCAAAACTCTTTTAA
- the LOC125903037 gene encoding uncharacterized transmembrane protein DDB_G0289901-like isoform X8, which produces MFKALGEIAGDDVVTDCMREIAIKKAGDAVEDGLRKCLGGGNDKRDGGDSKGGFDIGNIISGACGGKKEEKGGFDIGDVISGVCGGKKEEKGGLDIGDVISGVCGGKKEEKGGLDVGNIISGVCGGKKEEKGGLDVGNIISGVCGGKKEEKGGFDIGDVISGVCGGKKEEKAGFDIGDVISGVCGGKKEEKGGLDIGNIISGACGGKKEEKAGFNIGNIISIVGGGEKHDDKKEEEGAGLDVKDVIGGLSKLF; this is translated from the exons ATGTTTAAAGCTTTGGGGGAAATCGCCGGGGATGATGTGGTCACCGATTGCATGAGGGAAATCGCCATTAAAAAAGCAG GTGATGCAGTTGAGGATGGACTGAGGAAATGTCTGGGTGGTGGAAATGACAAAAGAGATGGAGGTGACAGCAAAGGAGGATTCGACATAGGAAACATCATCTCAGGTGCGTGTGGTGgcaagaaagaggagaaaggaggattCGACATAGGAGATGTCATCTCAGGTGTCTGTGGCgggaagaaagaggagaaaggaggattAGACATAGGAGATGTCATCTCAGGTGTCTGTGGTGgcaagaaagaggagaaaggaggattAGACGTAGGGAACATCATCTCAG GTGTCTGTGGTGgcaagaaagaggagaaaggaggattAGACGTAGGGAACATCATCTCAGGTGTCTGTGGCGgcaagaaagaggagaaaggaggattCGACATAGGAGATGTCATCTCAGGTGTCTGTGGTGgcaagaaagaggagaaagcaGGATTCGACATAGGAGATGTCATCTCAGGTGTCTGTGGTgggaagaaagaggagaaaggaggattAGACATAGGGAACATCATCTCAGGCGCATGTGGCgggaagaaagaagagaaagcagGATTCAACATAGGAAACATCATCTCAATTGTTGGTGGTGGAGAGAAACATGATGAcaagaaggaagaggaaggagcaG GGCTTGATGTGAAGGACGTCATCGGAGGACTTTCAAAACTCTTTTAA
- the LOC125903037 gene encoding uncharacterized transmembrane protein DDB_G0289901-like isoform X14: MFKALGEIAGDDVVTDCMREIAIKKAGDAVEDGLRKCLGGGNDKRDGGDSKGGFDIGNIISGACGGKKEEKGGFDIGDVISGVCGGKKEEKGGLDIGDVISGVCGGKKEEKGGLDVGNIISGVCGGKKEEKGGFDIGDVISGVCGGKKEEKGGFDIGDVISGVCGGKKEEKGGLDIGNIISGACGGKKEEKAGFNIGNIISIVGGGEKHDDKKEEEGAGLDVKDVIGGLSKLF, translated from the exons ATGTTTAAAGCTTTGGGGGAAATCGCCGGGGATGATGTGGTCACCGATTGCATGAGGGAAATCGCCATTAAAAAAGCAG GTGATGCAGTTGAGGATGGACTGAGGAAATGTCTGGGTGGTGGAAATGACAAAAGAGATGGAGGTGACAGCAAAGGAGGATTCGACATAGGAAACATCATCTCAGGTGCGTGTGGTGgcaagaaagaggagaaaggaggattCGACATAGGAGATGTCATCTCAGGTGTCTGTGGCgggaagaaagaggagaaaggaggattAGACATAGGAGATGTCATCTCAGGTGTCTGTGGTGgcaagaaagaggagaaaggaggattAGACGTAGGGAACATCATCTCAGGTGTCTGTGGCGgcaagaaagaggagaaaggaggattCGACATAGGAGATGTCATCTCAG GTGTCTGTGGCGgcaagaaagaggagaaaggaggattCGACATAGGAGATGTCATCTCAG GTGTCTGTGGTgggaagaaagaggagaaaggaggattAGACATAGGGAACATCATCTCAGGCGCATGTGGCgggaagaaagaagagaaagcagGATTCAACATAGGAAACATCATCTCAATTGTTGGTGGTGGAGAGAAACATGATGAcaagaaggaagaggaaggagcaG GGCTTGATGTGAAGGACGTCATCGGAGGACTTTCAAAACTCTTTTAA
- the LOC125903037 gene encoding uncharacterized transmembrane protein DDB_G0289901-like isoform X12, whose product MFKALGEIAGDDVVTDCMREIAIKKAGDAVEDGLRKCLGGGNDKRDGGDSKGGFDIGNIISGACGGKKEEKGGFDIGDVISGVCGGKKEEKGGLDIGDVISGVCGGKKEEKGGLDVGNIISGVCGGKKEEKGGFDIGDVISGVCGGKKEEKGGFDIGDVISGVCGGKKEEKAGFDIGDVISGACGGKKEEKAGFNIGNIISIVGGGEKHDDKKEEEGAGLDVKDVIGGLSKLF is encoded by the exons ATGTTTAAAGCTTTGGGGGAAATCGCCGGGGATGATGTGGTCACCGATTGCATGAGGGAAATCGCCATTAAAAAAGCAG GTGATGCAGTTGAGGATGGACTGAGGAAATGTCTGGGTGGTGGAAATGACAAAAGAGATGGAGGTGACAGCAAAGGAGGATTCGACATAGGAAACATCATCTCAGGTGCGTGTGGTGgcaagaaagaggagaaaggaggattCGACATAGGAGATGTCATCTCAGGTGTCTGTGGCgggaagaaagaggagaaaggaggattAGACATAGGAGATGTCATCTCAGGTGTCTGTGGTGgcaagaaagaggagaaaggaggattAGACGTAGGGAACATCATCTCAGGTGTCTGTGGCGgcaagaaagaggagaaaggaggattCGACATAGGAGATGTCATCTCAG GTGTCTGTGGCGgcaagaaagaggagaaaggaggattCGACATAGGAGATGTCATCTCAGGTGTCTGTGGTGgcaagaaagaggagaaagcaGGATTCGACATAGGAGATGTCATCTCAG GCGCATGTGGCgggaagaaagaagagaaagcagGATTCAACATAGGAAACATCATCTCAATTGTTGGTGGTGGAGAGAAACATGATGAcaagaaggaagaggaaggagcaG GGCTTGATGTGAAGGACGTCATCGGAGGACTTTCAAAACTCTTTTAA